The following nucleotide sequence is from Sinobacterium caligoides.
GCATCAATAGTATAGATAAAAAATACCTTTCTGGAGATTACTTACTTAAACCCAGCAATCTTTGTAATGGCAGGGGGATAGTGAAATTAACGTCAGAAACACACAGTGACCATTTCAATCAATCATCATCATGGATGATTCAGCAAAGAATACACGGAAAAGACCTCTCTCTGACAGCAATATGTAAGGACGGCAGAATATTATCTTTGATCGTTTATGAGTCAATATTCTCCAACAAAAACTCCTCTATGATCATAAGGAAAGTAATTCAAAGCAACAGAATTACTGAAGAATGCCACACGCTAACGCGTAAAATAGTAGAGCAGATGAGATATACAGGTTTTTTAGGTCTTGACCTAAGAATTACCGAGCAACAAAACATCTATTTGCTCGAGGCGAATCCTGTCTTGACACAAGGGATTCTTTGGATGCCGCCTATTTCTACCAGCCTACTCAGATCCATGGCAGGCAATACTCCTCACCATCATGAAAAACAGCTTCACAACGAAAATAAATTATTAATCGATAACTTCTATTTACTAAGAACTATAATCAATCACCCATTAACGATTATCAAGCACCTTCCATCGATTGCAATCCATGGCAGGTCAGACTATTCCCTTCGACAAGTGGCGAAGCTAATACAGTATCTTGTCGGTGCTCATGGCCTATTAAAAACAGTGAGATTCTTCAAACATGGGCACTTTGATCTCTTACCATCATTCGATGACAGTATAGAGACATAATACATTGAACAAACAAATTATATTAGTCGCCATCGTCGTCCTAATATCGGATATTGGTATTTTCCTGCTCTTCCCTCTCATCGAACCGTTATTCCTCTCCTCCGAGACAGGGCTACAGCAGGGCGAAAACACGGAAAATATCAAAATAGCTTTGCTAGGGCTTACCCTTGCACTATACCCCCTAGGATGCTTTATATTTTCACCGCTTTTTGGCAGCCTTTCTGACTGCCACGGCAGAAAACCTTATATATTATTAAATTTGCTCCTCCAGGCATTCTGTTACGCCGCCATGGGTGCAGCCATTGCTTGGCATAATATCTATGGCTTTATGTTCGCCTACTTCCTTGCGGGGTGTTTCAGCTGTAACTATTCCTTATCATTAGCGATAGCGTGCGATGACAAGGGGAATAAAATACGCTCTTTGGGGATAGTATCCGGCGCCTCCTGTATTGCATGTACATTAGGGATACTATTGGCAGGAATGCTAACAAATAACACTCTAGTTTCATGGTTTAACCTCTCTACACCTTTTTACGCCACCGCTATTATCTCGTTCATTGCGCTATTTATCGCAGCGTTGTTTCTCAAGGAAACGGTAACAAAAAAGACAGCATACTCTGGTACGACTGCGGATACGCTAAACCTATTAAAAAAATCTAAACAATTATACGCAAGCAATAAGACGTTATATTCGTTGCTTATAGTCAACCTCGGTCTACTAATAGGCGTACAACTTATCTATAAGTTTATCTCTCTCTATTACTCTAGCAACTGGGCAGCATCACCTAGCGAAATATCCTACTATCTGGCTATATTCTTTACATCAATGAGTATCACAGAGATATTTATTGTAACCAAAGTATCACATCGATACTCAACTGCCACTAGTATGTTGATAAGCTCATTCTGCTTATCCATGACGATCTTATTACTCTTGGTCGTTAGTAATACGGTACAGCTTCATATCATCACTATTTCTCTAGGTGCCTTAATCGCATTATCAACCACGCTTATTGTCTCAGACATCTCCGACAGCTCACACCGAGACCGTCAAGGTGAAACACTCGGTATAAATTCCTCCTACAGACAGATCGCTAATATGTTAAGCAGCCTCGCAGGTGCTGCACTAGGCATCGTATCCATCAATCTAGTCATCCTTGCAGCGAGCTTGTTCATAGCAGCCGCTACTTTCGCCTATTATTCTATTCATCATAGCCATGGAAAAAGAGAGGCTAACGAGACCTTCTAACACGCAATATTACTAACAACACCGTTAAGTCCGCCATAAATTATTTACAAGCACACCCCTCACTATTGCCAAAATCCACAAACATTAATGTTTGTTATCTCATAGTTATCATCATGCTGTCTTACGGTCACCAGCTAGCAGGCCACAACCAATAGTGACTTTTAAATCACAAAGTTATGCGCACGCCTTATGTTTACCATCAAGCTCTCACTGCGATAGTGTATCTATCAAATAATTGACAAAACAGCTTAGCGGCAGTTAGGATTGGCCTGCATCACAATCAGCACCGGTGTAGCTAAGAGCAACGACCAAAAACCTCGCCGAAACGCCTGCACAATTGACTCGCATTCGCGATTTTTAATCGCCTCTTGTGAAATCAGAAAACACATTCTTTACATTACAAATAAAATTATTATGGATATTCTTAAACACAATAGAGCCGCATGGAACAAAGAATCCTCAGAGGATGGTGAGTGGTCTAGACCGGTTTCAGGTGACACCATCAGGTCCGCTCGCGAAGGTGACTGGAACGTCATTCTTACTCCGTTACGTACTGTGCCAAAATCATGGTTTGGCTGCCTGCAAGGTAAAAGCGTCCTTTGCCTAGCCTCTGCTGGCGGTCAACAGGCTCCTGTGCTCGCTGCTGCAGGAGCTAAAGTGACTAGCTTCGATCTTTCTGATGTACAGCTTGAGAAAGATCGTATTGTGGCAGAGCGGCACAACCTCGACCTACAGTGTATACGCGGGGATATGGCTGACCTATCCGAGCTTCCGGATGAAAGTTTCGATCTTATTTTTCACGCTGTCTCCAATATTTTTGTACCCGATGTAGAAGCGGTGTGGCGAGAGTGTTATCGCGTGCTAAAGCCGAAAGGGGAGTTACTCGCTGGCTTTATGAACCCCAGTTTTTTCCTTTTCGATCACGATCAATCGATCAAAGATAAAATAATCGAAGTAAAGCATAAGCTGCCTTATGCCCAGCCCGATCACTTAGACTCGGAGGCCATCCAAGAACTAGAAAGTAATGGCCGTGCCGTCGAATTTAGCCATACACTAGAAACGCAGCTGGGAGGACAGCTTAAGGCAGGCTTTATGATTGCCGACCTCTACGAAGATTATTGGACAGACGAAATACCGTTCAACGCATTCAGCCCCTCTTGCATTGCTACGCGGGCGACAAAACGTTGATAAAACTCAGTGGATATCTCGCCGACAGCCAATCACAAAAGCGCTAGGCGGGGTCTTCTTTAACTGGTACAGAGAACTAGCTATTGAGGTAGACGCGAATGAATTAACCTGTGCTGTCTATCAGGATAACCCTGCGAAAAAATTTATCTAAAACTAGGATTTATTGCAACGTCTATGACAGATGGCGTAGTGAAAATGACCTTATCATTAGCCAATGACTTTGCCAGTTCACACGAATAATTGACGACACAGCATGGCGGCTGCCAGCATCAGCAATCTCACCATCATCTGCAGTGTTACAACCTCTGCTGCACCGCTAGTACGTCTACTGGCCTAGCCACTACTTATCGAATATTTTTAAAGCATGAAGAATTATATCAAGAAAGAAAAGGTGATCCAGATTGATGACGCCGAGATTTACTGCAATATTACCGGAGAGGCATCTGCTCAAGCGCTGGTATTGCTACACGGAGGTATCGGTAGCATTGAAGACTTCGAGCCGCTAATCCCGCTACTATCAAAAAAATTTTTACTTATCAAAATAGATAGCCGTGGCCATGGCCGCTCGACACTAGGCAAGGGAAAACTGACATATCAACGATTAGAGCAAGATGTCCTAGCAGTACTCCAGCATCTTAATATTAAAGAAACCGCCGTGCTCGGTTTTAGCGATGGTGGCGTAGTCGGGTATCGCCTCATGGCTTCAACTTCCGTCTGTATTACGCAGCTGATTACAATCGGGGCTAACTTCCAGCTAAAAGAAGACTCTGCTGTGCATGATGTTTTATCGACAGTCACCGCACAAAGCTGGAGAGAGAAGTTCCCAGATACGTACCGCCTTTACAGTCAACTTAATCCCCAGCCAAACTTCGATAGATTAGTTACTGAGGCCGTCGCAATGTGGCTAGACACAAGCTCAACGGGCTATCCAACAGGCACCATCGATAGCACTGACGGCAATGTGCTCGTTATTCGTGGTGACAACGACTTTTTATTGCCCATCTCATCGGCACTGGAACTAACAAGCCGGCTCAACAACGCTAGCTTTGCCAACACCCCCTTTGCAGGGCATGAAGCCCACAAAGAAAGGCCGGAGACTGTTTTTAATTTCATCCGTGAGTTTTTATCGAGCTAGTAATTATATTTTAATCGCCCCCTTATTAACTCATATAAGTCACTATGACAGCGCTATATTACCCTTGCAGAACTTCTCAATATCACCTCTTTTGCTAATGCCGTTGCACATTTCTGTTCGCTGTAACTTTTAATTACGCAGCGATTGCGCTACCGTAGTAAAAATAATAAATAACTTATCGCAGTGGCAGTAAGAATGGATTCACTTCAAGCAGAATGCAATGATGAGAAAAGGAAAGCATTCTTTATTAAAAATAAATCTCTTTAGCGTTAAATCAGCAGAGGCTAACCAAGACCTCTAGATCATCAAGCATAAACAACAACTGAGTTAGCAGAGGCTTTTTGCCAACTTTCT
It contains:
- a CDS encoding ATP-grasp domain-containing protein — its product is MRIIFTVNALHTIKFMELITKEHDVLAITTGKHFHAACNKIKLIPSFNVIQNIVDEFNADIVIASDIEYTLPSFQSLTGASLFYSDSRSCNILDDKISFTHLCRDLELPYPETIILDNDDIQKGINSIDKKYLSGDYLLKPSNLCNGRGIVKLTSETHSDHFNQSSSWMIQQRIHGKDLSLTAICKDGRILSLIVYESIFSNKNSSMIIRKVIQSNRITEECHTLTRKIVEQMRYTGFLGLDLRITEQQNIYLLEANPVLTQGILWMPPISTSLLRSMAGNTPHHHEKQLHNENKLLIDNFYLLRTIINHPLTIIKHLPSIAIHGRSDYSLRQVAKLIQYLVGAHGLLKTVRFFKHGHFDLLPSFDDSIET
- a CDS encoding MFS transporter, encoding MNKQIILVAIVVLISDIGIFLLFPLIEPLFLSSETGLQQGENTENIKIALLGLTLALYPLGCFIFSPLFGSLSDCHGRKPYILLNLLLQAFCYAAMGAAIAWHNIYGFMFAYFLAGCFSCNYSLSLAIACDDKGNKIRSLGIVSGASCIACTLGILLAGMLTNNTLVSWFNLSTPFYATAIISFIALFIAALFLKETVTKKTAYSGTTADTLNLLKKSKQLYASNKTLYSLLIVNLGLLIGVQLIYKFISLYYSSNWAASPSEISYYLAIFFTSMSITEIFIVTKVSHRYSTATSMLISSFCLSMTILLLLVVSNTVQLHIITISLGALIALSTTLIVSDISDSSHRDRQGETLGINSSYRQIANMLSSLAGAALGIVSINLVILAASLFIAAATFAYYSIHHSHGKREANETF
- a CDS encoding class I SAM-dependent methyltransferase yields the protein MDILKHNRAAWNKESSEDGEWSRPVSGDTIRSAREGDWNVILTPLRTVPKSWFGCLQGKSVLCLASAGGQQAPVLAAAGAKVTSFDLSDVQLEKDRIVAERHNLDLQCIRGDMADLSELPDESFDLIFHAVSNIFVPDVEAVWRECYRVLKPKGELLAGFMNPSFFLFDHDQSIKDKIIEVKHKLPYAQPDHLDSEAIQELESNGRAVEFSHTLETQLGGQLKAGFMIADLYEDYWTDEIPFNAFSPSCIATRATKR
- a CDS encoding alpha/beta fold hydrolase, giving the protein MKNYIKKEKVIQIDDAEIYCNITGEASAQALVLLHGGIGSIEDFEPLIPLLSKKFLLIKIDSRGHGRSTLGKGKLTYQRLEQDVLAVLQHLNIKETAVLGFSDGGVVGYRLMASTSVCITQLITIGANFQLKEDSAVHDVLSTVTAQSWREKFPDTYRLYSQLNPQPNFDRLVTEAVAMWLDTSSTGYPTGTIDSTDGNVLVIRGDNDFLLPISSALELTSRLNNASFANTPFAGHEAHKERPETVFNFIREFLSS